In Rhizobium lusitanum, a genomic segment contains:
- the uca gene encoding urea carboxylase, whose translation MFKKVLIANRGEIAVRIIKTLQRMGIASVAVYSDADRFSKAVLMADEAVRLGPAPASESYLDVDAVIAACKATGAEAVHPGYGFLSENIGFAERLAKEGIAFIGPTPGNIAAFGLKHTARELARESGVPLLPGSGLLETSDAALTAAADIGYPVMLKSTAGGGGIGMQLCDDPESLKAVFDSVQRTARASFGDARVYLERFVAKARHVEVQIFGDGHGRVIALGERDCSLQRRNQKVIEETPAPGLSDAVRASLHTAAIALGISAHYQSAGTVEFIYDPAREEFYFLEVNTRLQVEHPVTEAVFGIDLVEWMIRQAAGEDVLTGKEALIPKGAAIEARIYAEMPHAGFRPSAGLLTEVVFPENVRVDGWIETGTEVSPYYDPMLAKLIVKAEDRAGAIKALGKALEDSAISGIETNLDYLKAIAASDLLSSGNVATTALKDFTFVPDVVEVIAPGAQSSLQELPGRLGLWHVGVPPSGPMDERSFRHANRLVGNADETAALELTVSGPMLKFFSDVTVALAGAQMPMTLDSTPVPHDTAILVKAGQTLAIAAIAGAGQRAYLAVAGGFSAPEVLGSRATFGLGQFGGHATGTLRAGHVLRLARAPQPASKPAHEPALLTRSWEVGVLYGPHGAPDFFLEKDIETLFATEYEVHFNSARTGIRLIGPAPKWARTDGGEAGLHPSNLHDNAYAVGAIDFTGDMPIILGPDGPSLGGFVCPAVIARDEQWKMGQFKPGDKIRFHAMKRAEDPIAGPVVKRIGVDAGAAIIGSSDAGPVPVVYRRQGDDNLLVEYGPMQLDIALRLRVHLLMQAVKDAKLPGLVDLTPGIRSLQIHYDGTGLTRTRLLGLLAEIEASLPPAQAVKVPSRIVHLPLSWNDPDAELAMRKYQELVRPNAPWCPSNIEFIRRINGLADEQAVRDVVFDASYLVLGLGDVYLGAPVATPMDPRHRLVTTKYNPARTWTPENAVGIGGAYMCIYGMEGPGGYQLFGRTIQVWNTWRQTPVFSKEKPWLLDFFDQIRFFPVSHEELTEARAAFPHGGYPIRIEESEFSYAAYEADLAANAEAIGAFKSRQQLAFEAERQRWKDLGLDSFVVDEGTGPGLGGDIPEGCFGVESAVPGNVWKILVEEGQPVAAGETLAIIESMKMEINVTAHAAGRVRDLRAGPGRNVKAGDVLVVLEEI comes from the coding sequence ATGTTCAAGAAGGTTCTGATCGCAAACCGGGGTGAAATCGCCGTCCGGATCATCAAGACATTGCAGCGTATGGGCATCGCCTCCGTCGCCGTCTATTCCGATGCCGACCGCTTTTCCAAGGCGGTGCTGATGGCGGACGAGGCGGTAAGGCTTGGCCCGGCGCCCGCCTCCGAAAGCTATCTCGACGTCGATGCCGTCATCGCCGCCTGCAAGGCGACCGGCGCCGAAGCCGTGCATCCGGGCTATGGCTTCCTCTCGGAGAATATCGGCTTTGCGGAGCGGCTGGCGAAAGAGGGTATCGCCTTCATCGGCCCTACGCCCGGCAACATCGCCGCTTTCGGGCTGAAGCACACGGCCCGCGAACTGGCACGCGAAAGCGGCGTGCCGCTGCTGCCCGGCAGCGGACTACTGGAGACGAGCGACGCAGCACTCACCGCCGCTGCCGACATCGGCTATCCGGTGATGCTGAAATCGACGGCCGGCGGCGGCGGCATCGGCATGCAGCTCTGTGATGATCCCGAAAGCCTGAAAGCAGTCTTCGACAGCGTGCAGCGCACCGCGCGCGCAAGCTTCGGCGACGCGCGCGTCTATCTCGAACGCTTCGTCGCCAAGGCCCGCCATGTCGAAGTGCAGATCTTCGGCGACGGCCATGGCCGGGTGATCGCGCTTGGCGAACGCGACTGCTCGTTGCAGCGCCGGAACCAGAAGGTGATCGAGGAGACGCCGGCGCCGGGATTGTCGGACGCGGTCCGGGCCAGCCTGCATACCGCTGCCATCGCACTCGGTATCTCTGCTCACTACCAGTCGGCGGGAACGGTCGAATTCATCTACGATCCGGCACGCGAGGAATTCTACTTCCTCGAGGTCAATACCCGCCTGCAGGTCGAGCATCCGGTCACCGAAGCCGTCTTCGGCATCGATCTGGTCGAATGGATGATCCGCCAGGCCGCCGGCGAAGACGTGCTCACCGGCAAGGAGGCTCTCATTCCCAAGGGTGCCGCCATCGAGGCGCGCATCTATGCCGAAATGCCGCATGCAGGCTTCAGGCCGAGTGCTGGACTGCTGACCGAGGTCGTCTTTCCGGAAAACGTGCGTGTCGACGGCTGGATCGAGACGGGCACGGAGGTGAGCCCCTATTACGACCCGATGCTCGCCAAGCTGATCGTCAAGGCCGAGGATCGCGCTGGCGCGATCAAGGCGCTCGGCAAAGCGCTCGAAGACAGCGCAATTTCCGGGATCGAGACCAATCTTGATTATCTGAAAGCAATTGCGGCTTCCGATCTGCTGTCGAGCGGCAATGTGGCGACGACAGCGCTCAAGGATTTCACCTTCGTGCCCGATGTCGTCGAGGTGATCGCGCCGGGCGCCCAATCGAGCCTGCAGGAACTGCCGGGACGGCTGGGCCTCTGGCATGTCGGGGTGCCGCCAAGCGGGCCGATGGACGAGCGATCCTTCCGCCATGCCAACCGGCTGGTCGGGAACGCCGACGAGACGGCGGCGCTAGAGCTTACCGTCTCCGGCCCGATGCTGAAATTCTTCTCGGATGTGACGGTCGCCCTTGCCGGCGCGCAAATGCCGATGACGCTCGACAGCACGCCAGTTCCACACGACACGGCAATCCTCGTCAAGGCGGGCCAGACGCTTGCAATCGCGGCGATCGCCGGTGCCGGCCAGCGCGCCTATCTCGCCGTCGCCGGCGGATTTTCTGCACCGGAGGTGCTTGGCTCGCGCGCAACCTTCGGCCTGGGGCAATTCGGAGGCCATGCGACGGGAACGCTGCGCGCCGGACATGTGCTACGGCTTGCCCGCGCTCCGCAGCCGGCATCGAAGCCGGCTCATGAACCGGCCCTGCTCACGCGCAGTTGGGAGGTTGGTGTGCTCTATGGTCCGCACGGTGCTCCTGATTTCTTCCTGGAGAAAGATATCGAAACGCTGTTTGCGACCGAGTACGAGGTCCATTTCAACAGTGCCCGCACCGGCATACGCCTGATCGGCCCCGCGCCGAAATGGGCGCGCACCGATGGCGGCGAGGCGGGGCTTCATCCTTCCAACCTGCATGACAATGCCTATGCGGTCGGCGCAATCGACTTTACCGGCGACATGCCGATCATCCTCGGTCCCGACGGCCCGAGCCTCGGTGGCTTCGTCTGCCCGGCGGTGATTGCTCGCGACGAGCAATGGAAGATGGGCCAGTTCAAACCGGGCGACAAGATCCGCTTCCATGCGATGAAACGCGCCGAAGACCCAATCGCCGGGCCAGTGGTCAAGCGCATCGGCGTTGACGCCGGTGCCGCGATTATCGGAAGCAGCGATGCGGGACCTGTCCCCGTGGTCTATCGCCGCCAGGGCGACGACAATCTGCTGGTCGAATACGGGCCCATGCAGCTCGACATCGCGCTTCGCCTGCGCGTGCATCTCCTGATGCAGGCGGTCAAGGATGCGAAGCTTCCGGGGCTTGTCGATCTCACGCCCGGCATACGGTCGCTGCAGATCCATTATGACGGAACCGGCCTTACCCGCACGCGTCTTCTTGGCCTGCTCGCCGAGATCGAAGCTTCCCTGCCGCCGGCCCAAGCGGTGAAGGTCCCTAGCCGGATCGTACATCTACCGCTCTCCTGGAACGATCCCGATGCCGAGCTTGCGATGCGCAAATATCAGGAGCTCGTTCGCCCCAATGCGCCCTGGTGCCCGTCGAATATCGAGTTCATCCGCCGCATCAACGGCCTAGCCGACGAACAGGCGGTGCGCGACGTCGTCTTCGACGCCAGCTATCTCGTCCTCGGGCTCGGCGACGTCTATCTCGGCGCGCCGGTCGCCACACCGATGGATCCCCGGCATCGGCTGGTGACGACGAAGTACAATCCGGCCCGGACATGGACGCCGGAAAACGCCGTCGGCATCGGCGGCGCCTATATGTGCATCTACGGCATGGAAGGCCCCGGCGGCTATCAGCTCTTCGGCCGGACGATCCAGGTCTGGAACACCTGGCGCCAGACACCGGTCTTTTCCAAGGAAAAGCCATGGTTGCTCGACTTCTTCGACCAGATCCGCTTCTTCCCCGTCAGCCACGAGGAACTGACCGAGGCGCGCGCCGCCTTCCCGCATGGCGGCTATCCGATCCGAATCGAGGAGAGTGAATTCTCCTATGCGGCCTACGAGGCGGACCTTGCCGCTAACGCGGAAGCGATCGGCGCCTTCAAGTCGAGGCAGCAATTGGCTTTCGAAGCCGAACGCCAGCGCTGGAAGGATCTCGGCCTCGACAGTTTCGTCGTCGACGAGGGTACCGGTCCCGGGCTTGGGGGCGATATCCCCGAAGGCTGCTTCGGCGTCGAAAGCGCCGTGCCTGGCAACGTCTGGAAGATCCTCGTCGAAGAGGGCCAGCCGGTCGCGGCCGGCGAGACGCTCGCCATCATCGAATCCATGAAGATGGAAATCAATGTGACCGCCCATGCCGCCGGCCGCGTCCGCGATCTGCGTGCAGGCCCCGGCCGCAACGTCAAAGCCGGCGATGTCCTCGTCGTGCTGGAGGAAATCTGA